TCGGCCTTGGTCAAGTTTTTGAGCAAGTGCCTGTACTGCACACCATCCTGCGTTATGCCGGTGCCGCCTACTTGCTGTATCTGGCCTGGAAAATAGCCAATACTGGCACACCGGATGTGGAAGGTTCGGGCGCAGCAACCCCTTTCAGCTTTATGCAGGCTGCCGCCTTTCAATGGGTCAATCCCAAAGCCTGGATCATGGCTATTGGTGCCATCACCACCTATACGCCCCACGAAAATTTCACCACCAATGTCTTAATGATTTCGGTGCTGTTCGCAGTCATTAACCTACCGAGCGTTGGGCTTTGGGCGGCAGCAGGAAGCCTGATGCGACGCTGGTTGAGCGATGCTCGTGCCCTGCGCATTTTCAATACCGCGATGGCGATTCTGCTGGTAGCCTCGCTTTATCCGATTCTTACTGACTCAGGACTGTTCTGATGCAGCACCCAACCGCCCTGCCACTGCGCCCTCTGGCCGATACATCGGTATCAGCCATTGTCGCTGGATTTGTCGCTGTACTGACAGGTTTCACCAGCTCACTCGCCTTGTTGTTACAGGCGGGTAACAACGCAGGCCTGAGCAGCGGGCAAATTTCTTCGTGGATCTGGGCGCTGTCAATGGGCATGGCTATCGGCTGTATCGGCTTGTCCTTGCGCTACCGTGTACCGGTCATGATTGCTTGGTCCACCCCGGGTGCTGCATTGCTGATTACCAGCCTGCCTGGCGTGCCGTACGCAGAAGCCATTGGTGCCTACATATTTGCATCGGCGTTAATTCTGCTGATCGGGCTGACAGGCACCTTTGACCATCTGATGCGACGTATACCCGCTTCTCTGGCTT
The Pseudomonas mendocina DNA segment above includes these coding regions:
- a CDS encoding LysE family translocator is translated as MTTELLLAFVVFALVSSLTPGPNNMMLLASGVNFGIRRSIPHMLGISLGFMVLVAAVGLGLGQVFEQVPVLHTILRYAGAAYLLYLAWKIANTGTPDVEGSGAATPFSFMQAAAFQWVNPKAWIMAIGAITTYTPHENFTTNVLMISVLFAVINLPSVGLWAAAGSLMRRWLSDARALRIFNTAMAILLVASLYPILTDSGLF